A single Diceros bicornis minor isolate mBicDic1 chromosome 7, mDicBic1.mat.cur, whole genome shotgun sequence DNA region contains:
- the LOC131409031 gene encoding olfactory receptor 51A7: protein MSVLNNSEVQLFLLIGIPGLEHAHIRISIPICLMYLVAIMGNSTILFIIKTEPSLHEPMYYFLAMLAISDLGLSFSSLPTMLRIFLFNTMEISPNACFAQEFFIHGFTVMDSSVLLVMSLDRFLAIHYPLRYSSLLTSNRVAKMGLTLAIRSILLVLPFPFTLKRLKYCQKNLLSHSYCLHQDTMKLACSDNKINVIYGFFVALCTMLDLALIVLSYTLILKTVLSIASLAERLKALNTCVSHICAVLIFYVPIIALAVMHRFAKYKSPLVVILIADTFLLLPPLMNPIVYCVKTRQIREKVLGKLFNICRRQELEY, encoded by the coding sequence ATGTCTGTTCTCAATAACTCTGAGGTCCAACTTTTTCTTCTAATTGGAATCCCAGGACTGGAACATGCCCACATCCGGATCTCCATTCCTATTTGCCTCATGTACCTGGTTGCCATCATGGGCAACAGCACCATTCTCTTTATCATAAAAACAGAGCCGTCACTTCACGAGCCCATGTATTATTTCCTTGCCATGTTGGCCATCTCTGACCTGGGCCTgtccttctcctcccttcctACCATGCTGAGAATCTTCTTGTTCAATACCATGGAGATTTCACCGAATGCCTGCTTTGCTCAAGAATTCTTCATCCATGGATTCACTGTCATGGATTCCTCAGTGCTTCTGGTTATGTCTTTGGATCGTTTTCTTGCAATTCACTATCCCCTGAGATATAGTTCTCTCCTCACCAGCAACAGAGTTGCAAAAATGGGACTGACCTTAGCCATCAGGAGCATTCTCTTAGTGCTTCCATTCCCCTTCACTCTAAAGAGATTAAAATATTGTCAGAAGAATCTCCTTTCTCACTCATACTGTCTTCATCAGGATACCATGAAGCTGGCCTGCTCTGACAACAAAATCAATGTTATCTATGGCTTCTTTGTTGCTCTCTGTACTATGCTGGACTTGGCATTAATTGTTCTGTCTTATACGCTGATCTTGAAGACGGTACTCAGCATTGCATCTCTGGCAGAGCGGCTCAAGGCCCTCAATACCTGTGTCTCCCACATCTGTGCTGTGCTCATTTTCTATGTTCCCATCATTGCCCTGGCTGTCATGCACCGCTTTGCCAAGTACAAAAGCCCCCTTGTTGTGATCCTTATTGCAGATACATTCTTGTTGTTGCCGCCCCTAATGAACCCCATTGTGTATTGTGTAAAGACTCGACAAATCCGGGAGAAGGTCTTGGGGAAGTTGTTTAACATATGTAGGAGACAAGAACTTGAATATTGA
- the LOC131407984 gene encoding olfactory receptor 51G2, with amino-acid sequence MTLGPLENSSSISSTFLLSGIPGLEHMHIWISIPLCFMYLVSILGNCIILFIIKTDPSLHEPMYLFLSMLAVTDLGLSLCTLPTVLGIFWIGARDIGHDTCFAQLFFIHCLSFLESSVLLSMAFDRFMAICRPLHYASILTNTVIGRIGLASLGRSVAFIFPLPFMLNRFPYCGSPVLSHPYCLHQEVMKLACADIKANSIYGMFVIVSTVGIDSLLILFSYALILHTVLSIASRAERLKALNTCVSHICAVLLFYTPMIGLSVIHRFGKQASHLVQVIMGFVYLLFPPLMNPIIYSVKTKQIRDRVIHAFCR; translated from the coding sequence ATGACATTGGGACCCCTGGAAAACAGCAGCAGCATTTCCTCCACCTTCCTGCTGAGTGGCATTCCTGGACTGGAGCACATGCACATCTGGATTTCCATCCCATTGTGCTTCATGTACCTGGTTTCCATCCTGGGCAACTGCATAATTCTTTTTATCATTAAAACAGATCCTTCGCTCCATGAACCTATGTACCTCTTCCTGTCCATGCTGGCTGTGACTGACCTGGGTCTGTCTCTTTGCACTCTCCCTACAGTGCTAGGCATCTTTTGGATTGGGGCACGAGATATTGGTCATGACACCTGTTTTGCCCAGCTCTTTTTCATTCATTGCTTGTCATTCCTGGAGTCTTCTGTGCTACTGTCTATGGCCTTTGACCGTTTTATGGCCATTTGCCGCCCCTTGCACTATGCTTCCATTCTCACCAACACAGTCATTGGCAGGATTGGCCTGGCTTCCCTGGGCCGTAGTGTAGCATTCATTTTCCCATTGCCTTTTATGCTTAATAGATTCCCCTATTGTGGCTCCCCAGTCCTCTCACATCCCTATTGTCTCCACCAGGAAGTGATGAAATTGGCCTGTGCAGACATCAAAGCCAACAGCATCTATGGCATGTTTGTCATTGTTTCCACAGTAGGTATAGACTCACTGCTCATTCTCTTCTCCTATGCTCTGATCCTGCATACCGTGCTGTCCATTGCATCCAGAGCTGAGAGACTCAAAGCTCTTAACACCTGTGTTTCCCACATCTGTGCTGTGCTCCTCTTCTACACTCCCATGATTGGTTTGTCCGTTATCCACCGCTTTGGGAAGCAGGCATCTCATCTGGTGCAGGTGATCATGGGCTTTGTGTATCTTCTATTccctcctctaatgaaccccatCATCTACAGTGTGAAGACGAAACAGATCCGAGATCGTGTGATCCATGCCTTTTGTCGCTAA
- the LOC131407985 gene encoding olfactory receptor 51G1 has protein sequence MIIPYNSSLQKATFFLTGFQGLKDLHGWISIPFCSIYLTVIVGNLTILHVIHTDVTLHEPMYYFLAMLSLTDLGLCLSTLPTVLGIFWFEVREIGIPACFTQLFFIHALSLVESSVLLSMSIDRYVAICNPLRYSTVLTPARIVKMGLSTVLRSALLILPLPFLLKRFQYCRSHVLAHAYRLHLEIMKLACSSIIVNHIYGLFVVVCTVGVDSLLIFLSYTLILRTVLSTASHQERLRALSTCVSHICAVLLFYIPMIGLSLVHRFGEHLPRIVHILMSYVYLLVPPLMNPIVYSIKTNQTRQCIIKKFEFIKPLRCFQQD, from the coding sequence ATGATAATCCCCTATAACAGCAGCCTCCAAAAAGCCACTTTCTTCCTGACTGGCTTTCAAGGTCTAAAAGATCTCCATGGCTGGATCTCTATTCCCTTCTGCTCCATCTACTTGACAGTAATTGTAGGAAATCTTACTATCCTCCATGTCATCCATACTGATGTCACCCTCCATGAACCCATGTACTATTTCTTGGCCATGCTGTCCCTCACAGACTTGGGCCTTTGCCTTTCTACACTGCCCACTGTGCTAGGCATCTTCTGGTTTGAAGTCAGAGAGATTGGCATCCCTGCCTGCTTCACTCAGCTCTTCTTCATCCATGCCTTGTCTCTAGTGGAGTCTTCGGTTCTATTGTCCATGTCCattgaccgctatgtggccatctgcaaccCACTGCGTTACTCCACAGTCTTGACACCTGCACGTATTGTCAAGATGGGGCTGAGCACGGTGCTTAGAAGTGCGCTGCTCATCCTCCCCCTGCCATTCCTCCTTAAGCGCTTCCAGTACTGCCGTTCCCATGTGCTGGCCCATGCCTATCGTCTGCACCTAGAGATCATGAAGCTGGCCTGCTCTAGCATCATTGTCAATCACATCTATGGGCTCTTTGTTGTGGTCTGCACCGTGGGTGTGGACtcgttgctcatcttcctctcctACACTCTTATCCTTCGCACTGTACTAAGCACTGCCTCCCACCAGGAGAGACTTCGGGCCCTCAGCACCTGTGTCTCCCACATCTGTGCTGTGCTACTCTTCTACATTCCCATGATTGGCTTGTCTCTTGTGCACCGCTTTGGTGAACATCTGCCCCGCATTGTACACATTCTCATGTCTTATGTGTATCTGCTGGTACCACCTCTCATGAATCCCATTGTCTACAGCATCAAGACCAATCAAACCCGCCAATGCATCATTAAGAAGTTTGAGTTTATAAAACCACTTAGGTGTTTTCAGCAGGATTAG